One window from the genome of Spiractinospora alimapuensis encodes:
- a CDS encoding acyltransferase family protein, whose protein sequence is MNLTVPEATTGRIASLDVLRTGLVAWIIGGHALLGYAAVGGWAYDEVNEVTLARPVETALGAFVGPTALFLMGTFFLVSGLFTAQSLDRKGRARFTIDRTLRLGVPFAVSVLALWPLCMWVAYWAAGEQVTYGWLLTGRDRVLDSGALWFAEVLLIFSLAYALVSLLAPHRPRHAAEGTLSLRVLLLFVVAITVTTYLLRICVPARSTQPLDLHLWQWPQLAAMFALGILGARLGLARLVPTGVWRTSGVIVLVTLVTIPPIAVGLGVRSLDGDLAAFLGGGTPQSLLMATVEAILVVFGSVWLLGFAQRAFSGESRFMRAVARGSFLAFALQGPVLILLAVAFRPLEVPAEVKAVAVGALGIVLCFALGWFVCTRTRVGRVM, encoded by the coding sequence GTGAACCTCACCGTTCCAGAGGCGACGACCGGCCGGATCGCGTCCCTCGACGTGCTGCGTACCGGGTTGGTGGCGTGGATCATCGGCGGACACGCCCTGCTGGGCTACGCCGCCGTGGGTGGATGGGCCTACGACGAGGTCAACGAGGTGACCCTCGCGAGGCCCGTCGAGACCGCGTTGGGAGCTTTCGTCGGCCCGACCGCCCTGTTCCTTATGGGCACCTTCTTCCTCGTGTCCGGCCTGTTCACCGCGCAGTCCCTCGACCGGAAGGGGCGGGCCCGGTTCACGATCGACCGCACACTGCGGCTCGGTGTCCCGTTCGCCGTGAGTGTGTTGGCGCTGTGGCCGCTGTGCATGTGGGTCGCCTACTGGGCCGCCGGCGAGCAGGTCACCTACGGCTGGCTACTCACGGGGCGCGATCGCGTCCTGGACTCCGGGGCCCTCTGGTTCGCCGAGGTCCTGCTCATCTTCTCGTTGGCCTACGCGCTCGTCAGCCTGCTCGCGCCGCACCGTCCCCGGCACGCCGCCGAAGGCACCCTGAGTCTCAGGGTTCTGCTGCTGTTCGTCGTGGCCATCACCGTCACCACCTACCTGCTGCGGATCTGCGTCCCGGCGCGGTCCACGCAACCGCTGGACCTGCACCTGTGGCAGTGGCCCCAGCTCGCCGCCATGTTCGCCCTGGGGATCCTCGGCGCCCGCCTTGGATTGGCCCGTCTCGTGCCCACCGGTGTCTGGCGCACCAGCGGCGTGATCGTCCTCGTCACCCTGGTGACGATTCCCCCGATCGCGGTCGGCCTCGGCGTCCGCAGCCTCGACGGGGACCTGGCCGCGTTCCTGGGCGGCGGAACCCCGCAGTCCCTGCTCATGGCGACGGTCGAGGCGATCCTCGTCGTCTTCGGCTCGGTGTGGCTGCTGGGCTTCGCCCAACGGGCCTTCTCCGGCGAGAGCCGGTTCATGCGCGCCGTCGCCCGAGGCTCGTTCCTCGCGTTCGCGCTCCAGGGGCCGGTGCTGATCCTGCTCGCGGTCGCCTTCCGCCCGCTCGAGGTGCCGGCGGAGGTCAAGGCCGTCGCCGTGGGGGCCCTCGGCATCGTGCTGTGCTTCGCGCTCGGGTGGTTCGTGTGCACCCGGACCCGTGTGGGACGCGTCATGTGA
- a CDS encoding AraC-like ligand-binding domain-containing protein has translation MHTVLDTSRLDPSHRLEAWGTIMSRRAVTFRTRDEDPRSFHGLIRGSQVGSLAINYLQSSSQLINRTDRLSARHEDDHCKVMLQLSGTSTVTQFGRAAELRPGDLTLCDHGRPYTLGMNGRVRMLIMLFPRPLLHSSLDRLGAVTANSVHGDEGVGAVLSSYLTTVARRLDECSTPAAERLATNAVALVDTLIEEMLETSSPARQDPHHAMLLRIQAYIDQNLGDPNLSLDEVAAAHNVSRRHLYNLFSGRGWTVARWIRERRLQGCARDLASRTLAHEGVRTIGCRWGLPDAANFSRMFKRAYGLTPSEYRLSMLEGEGPGL, from the coding sequence GTGCACACAGTTCTCGACACCAGCCGTCTGGATCCCAGTCACCGTCTCGAGGCCTGGGGCACGATCATGTCGCGGCGGGCGGTGACGTTCCGTACCCGCGACGAGGACCCCAGGAGCTTCCACGGCCTGATCCGGGGCAGCCAGGTGGGGTCGCTGGCCATCAACTACCTCCAGAGCAGCTCCCAGCTCATCAACCGGACCGATCGGTTGAGCGCCCGCCACGAGGACGACCACTGCAAGGTCATGCTCCAGTTGTCCGGCACCTCGACGGTGACGCAGTTCGGCCGCGCGGCGGAGCTGCGCCCGGGCGATCTCACCCTGTGCGACCACGGTCGGCCCTACACGCTGGGGATGAACGGACGCGTCCGCATGTTGATCATGCTGTTTCCGCGTCCGTTACTGCACTCGTCGCTGGACCGCCTCGGTGCGGTCACGGCGAACAGCGTGCACGGCGACGAGGGTGTGGGCGCGGTGCTCAGCAGCTACCTGACCACGGTGGCGCGTCGGCTCGACGAATGCTCCACGCCCGCCGCCGAACGGCTGGCGACCAACGCGGTGGCGCTCGTGGACACGCTCATCGAGGAGATGCTGGAGACGTCGTCCCCCGCCCGGCAGGATCCCCACCACGCGATGCTGCTGCGTATCCAGGCCTACATCGACCAGAACCTGGGCGACCCCAACCTGTCGCTCGACGAGGTCGCCGCCGCGCACAACGTGTCCCGACGACACCTCTACAACCTGTTCTCGGGCCGGGGCTGGACGGTCGCGCGGTGGATCCGGGAACGCCGGCTGCAGGGGTGCGCCCGGGACCTGGCCTCGCGGACCCTGGCGCACGAGGGAGTACGGACCATCGGATGCCGGTGGGGGCTCCCCGACGCGGCCAACTTCAGCCGGATGTTCAAACGCGCCTACGGCCTCACGCCGAGCGAGTACCGACTCTCCATGCTGGAGGGTGAGGGCCCCGGCCTGTGA
- a CDS encoding TetR/AcrR family transcriptional regulator, with protein sequence MSTETMVEPDRAAATSAAPPKRRGRPGYDVESLLAIAAKLFNERGYDGTSMEDLSRALGITKSAIYHHVSSKQELLRMAVDRALDQLFAVAAETRRSEGSAIERLEHLLRASVRVLCAELPFVTLLLRVRGNTEIERDALARRREFDRYVAELVAEAEADGDVRTDIRPALTARLLFGMVNSTIEWYRPSGEAAVAELADAIAKIAFDGMRVAPSRGIAPTGGDEAT encoded by the coding sequence GTGTCGACAGAGACGATGGTAGAGCCGGACCGGGCGGCGGCGACCTCCGCGGCCCCGCCCAAGCGTCGGGGGCGGCCCGGGTACGACGTGGAGTCGCTGCTGGCGATCGCCGCGAAGCTGTTCAACGAGCGCGGTTACGACGGCACGAGTATGGAGGACCTCAGCCGCGCGTTGGGGATCACCAAGTCCGCCATCTACCACCACGTGTCCAGCAAGCAGGAGCTGCTGCGCATGGCGGTGGACCGGGCGTTGGACCAGCTTTTCGCGGTCGCGGCCGAGACCAGGCGGAGCGAGGGGTCGGCGATCGAACGCCTGGAGCACCTCCTGCGGGCGAGCGTGCGGGTGCTCTGCGCCGAACTGCCGTTCGTCACCCTGCTGCTGCGGGTGCGGGGCAACACCGAGATCGAACGCGACGCCCTGGCCCGCCGCCGGGAGTTCGACCGCTACGTCGCCGAGCTGGTCGCCGAGGCCGAGGCCGACGGCGACGTTCGTACCGACATCCGCCCGGCACTCACCGCGCGCTTGCTGTTCGGAATGGTGAACTCCACGATCGAGTGGTACCGCCCGAGCGGAGAGGCGGCCGTGGCGGAGCTCGCCGACGCCATCGCCAAGATCGCCTTCGACGGGATGCGCGTCGCCCCCTCGCGTGGAATCGCGCCGACGGGCGGGGACGAGGCGACCTAG
- the paaK gene encoding phenylacetate--CoA ligase PaaK → MSTDVPPRIRLGAPADPATLDPAERLSVTELRAHQLRLLQATLRRAYDHVPHYRAAFDAAGVSPQDCQTLDDLRKFPFTTKDDLRENYPFGLFAVPDSQVSRIHASSGTTGTPTVVGYTEGDIDTWATLMARSIRAAGGRPGHKVHVAYGYGLFTGGLGAHYGAERLGCTVVPASGGMTPRQVQLINDFRPEIIMVTPSYMLTILDEFERQGIDPASSSLRVGIFGAEPWTQGMRTEIESRTNLHAVDIYGLSEVMGPGVSQECVESKDGLHIWEDHFLPEVIDPVDGTVLEEGERGELVFTSLTKQAMPIIRYRTRDLTRLLPGTARPAFRRMEKVTGRSDDMVILRGVNVFPTQIEELVLRTDALSPHFQLVLRKRERLDHMIVRVEARADADPGQRLQAGADLERQIKDRVGVQVAVDVVDQDAIERSVGKMRRVVDER, encoded by the coding sequence GTGAGCACGGACGTCCCCCCACGCATCCGTCTGGGTGCCCCGGCCGACCCCGCCACCCTGGACCCGGCCGAACGCCTGAGCGTCACCGAGCTGCGCGCGCACCAACTGCGTCTGCTCCAGGCCACACTGCGCCGCGCCTACGACCACGTGCCCCACTACCGCGCCGCGTTCGACGCCGCCGGAGTGAGCCCGCAGGACTGCCAGACCCTGGACGACCTGCGGAAGTTCCCCTTCACCACCAAGGACGACCTGCGGGAGAACTACCCCTTCGGGCTGTTCGCCGTGCCCGACAGCCAGGTGAGCCGCATCCACGCCTCCAGCGGTACCACCGGCACGCCCACCGTGGTCGGCTACACCGAGGGCGACATCGACACCTGGGCGACCCTCATGGCCCGCTCCATCCGCGCGGCCGGAGGACGCCCGGGCCACAAGGTGCACGTCGCCTACGGCTACGGACTGTTCACCGGCGGCCTGGGCGCGCACTACGGAGCCGAGCGGCTCGGCTGCACCGTGGTCCCCGCCTCCGGCGGCATGACCCCACGCCAGGTCCAACTGATCAACGACTTCCGACCCGAGATCATCATGGTCACGCCGTCCTACATGCTGACCATCCTCGACGAGTTCGAGCGCCAGGGCATCGACCCCGCGTCCTCGTCCCTCCGGGTGGGGATCTTCGGCGCGGAACCGTGGACGCAGGGGATGCGTACCGAGATCGAGAGCCGCACGAACCTGCACGCGGTCGACATCTACGGCCTCAGCGAGGTGATGGGCCCCGGCGTCTCCCAGGAGTGTGTGGAATCCAAGGACGGGCTGCACATCTGGGAGGATCACTTCCTCCCCGAGGTCATCGACCCCGTGGACGGCACCGTGCTGGAGGAGGGGGAGCGGGGAGAGCTCGTCTTCACCTCCCTCACCAAGCAGGCGATGCCGATCATTCGCTACCGCACCCGGGACCTGACGCGCCTGCTCCCGGGAACCGCGCGCCCCGCGTTCCGCCGGATGGAGAAGGTCACCGGACGCAGCGACGACATGGTGATCCTGCGCGGCGTGAACGTGTTCCCGACTCAGATCGAGGAACTCGTGCTGCGCACCGACGCCCTCTCTCCCCACTTCCAGCTCGTGCTGCGCAAGCGGGAGCGACTGGACCACATGATCGTGCGAGTCGAGGCGCGCGCCGACGCGGACCCCGGTCAAAGGCTCCAGGCCGGAGCCGACCTCGAACGCCAGATCAAGGACCGCGTCGGGGTGCAGGTCGCCGTCGACGTCGTGGACCAGGACGCCATCGAACGGTCCGTGGGGAAGATGCGTCGGGTCGTCGACGAACGCTGA
- the paaI gene encoding hydroxyphenylacetyl-CoA thioesterase PaaI: protein MGSVTPVPSAAEDSHNPALAMFADDVASKSLGIELLEAGHGAARTRMRITASMVNGHDIAHGGYLFLLADTTFACACNSEGPVTVASGAEITFVAPARLGDELIATATERTRYGRNGIYDVTVHRVDEDGSTVVAEFRGRSRSLRPDRNDE, encoded by the coding sequence ATGGGTAGCGTGACGCCCGTGCCGTCGGCCGCCGAAGACAGCCACAACCCCGCGTTGGCGATGTTCGCCGACGACGTCGCCTCCAAGTCTCTCGGCATCGAACTGCTGGAGGCCGGACACGGGGCCGCGCGGACCCGCATGCGGATCACCGCGTCCATGGTGAACGGGCACGACATCGCGCACGGCGGCTACCTGTTCCTCCTCGCCGACACGACGTTCGCCTGCGCCTGCAACAGCGAGGGCCCGGTCACCGTCGCCTCCGGCGCCGAGATCACGTTCGTCGCCCCCGCGCGGTTGGGCGACGAACTCATCGCCACCGCCACGGAGCGCACCCGCTACGGCCGCAACGGCATCTACGACGTCACCGTGCACCGCGTGGACGAGGACGGCTCCACCGTGGTCGCGGAGTTCCGAGGGCGCAGCCGATCCCTCCGACCAGACAGGAACGACGAGTGA
- the paaZ gene encoding phenylacetic acid degradation bifunctional protein PaaZ translates to MTTLRSYVSGEWHAPTGDGTPILDAVTGDEVARVSAAGVDRPAAVTYARGVGGPALRSRTFHQRAAILKSLAKHLRDHREELYALSARTGATRGDARFDVDGGIGVLFSYASKGRRELPNDTVYVDGPVEPLGRQGTFVGQHVMSPLHGVAVQINAFNFPVWGPLEKFAPAFLAGVPSLVKPASQTAYLTHRLVEIIVDSGLLPDGTLQLLCGAAGDLLDHLTEQDLLSFTGSAATARQLRTHPTIVRDSVRFNAEADSLNMSVLGPDATPGGTVFDLFVDQLVTEMTVKAGQKCTAIRRALVPRELMDAVSDAVADRLSRVVVGDPGNETVTMGALASLEQRDEVRRGVKALAAATRTVSGDPRHVDTVDADPERGAFLAPILLRADDPNAAEPHEIEAFGPVSTLVPYTSVEQAVELAARGRGSLVGSVVSADADVAARVVRGAAPWHGRILVLDPDDAAESTGHGSPLPMLSHGGPGRAGGGEEMGGVRGVLHHMQRTAVQASPKVLGRVTGRWVPGGPRREDSRHPFHKSLAELRVGDHVTAGPRTVTAEDVAHFAEFTGDTFYAHTDAEAAAANPFFDGIVAHGYLVVSLAAGLFVAPEPGPVLANYGLENLRFLTPVAPGDALTVTLTAGQITPRVDADYGEVRWDADVVNQNGESVARYDVLTLVAKEWKR, encoded by the coding sequence ATGACGACGCTGCGCAGCTATGTCAGCGGTGAGTGGCACGCCCCGACCGGTGACGGCACCCCGATCCTGGACGCCGTCACCGGCGACGAGGTGGCCCGCGTGTCCGCCGCCGGGGTCGACCGGCCGGCGGCCGTGACGTACGCCCGTGGTGTGGGTGGCCCGGCCCTGCGGTCGCGGACGTTCCACCAGCGCGCCGCGATCCTGAAATCCCTGGCCAAGCACCTGCGCGACCACCGTGAGGAGCTCTACGCGCTGTCCGCCCGCACCGGTGCGACCCGGGGCGACGCACGGTTCGACGTGGACGGGGGCATCGGTGTCCTGTTCAGCTACGCCAGCAAGGGGCGACGCGAGCTCCCCAACGACACCGTCTACGTGGACGGACCGGTGGAGCCGCTGGGCCGACAGGGCACGTTCGTCGGCCAGCACGTCATGTCTCCGCTGCACGGCGTGGCGGTGCAGATCAACGCGTTCAACTTCCCCGTGTGGGGTCCGCTGGAGAAATTCGCGCCGGCGTTCCTGGCCGGTGTCCCCAGCCTCGTCAAGCCGGCCAGCCAAACCGCCTATCTCACCCACCGACTGGTCGAGATCATCGTGGATTCCGGCCTGCTGCCGGACGGCACCCTCCAGCTCCTGTGCGGCGCCGCCGGCGACCTGCTCGACCACCTGACCGAGCAGGACCTCCTGTCGTTCACGGGCTCGGCCGCGACGGCACGTCAGCTACGGACCCACCCCACGATCGTCCGGGACTCGGTGCGGTTCAACGCCGAGGCCGACTCCCTCAACATGTCCGTCCTGGGGCCGGACGCCACCCCCGGCGGCACGGTCTTCGACCTGTTCGTGGACCAGCTCGTCACCGAGATGACGGTCAAGGCGGGGCAGAAGTGCACCGCGATCCGCCGCGCCCTCGTCCCCCGGGAACTCATGGACGCGGTGTCCGACGCGGTCGCCGACCGGCTGTCCCGCGTGGTGGTGGGCGACCCCGGAAACGAGACGGTCACCATGGGGGCGTTGGCGAGTCTGGAGCAGCGTGACGAGGTGCGTCGTGGCGTGAAGGCGCTGGCGGCCGCGACCCGAACCGTCTCCGGCGATCCGCGACACGTGGACACGGTCGACGCCGATCCCGAGCGTGGCGCGTTCCTGGCGCCGATCCTGCTGCGCGCCGACGACCCCAACGCGGCCGAGCCGCACGAGATCGAGGCGTTCGGCCCGGTCAGCACCCTGGTTCCCTACACGTCGGTGGAGCAGGCCGTGGAGCTCGCGGCGCGTGGCCGGGGAAGCCTCGTGGGTTCGGTGGTGTCCGCCGACGCCGACGTCGCCGCGCGGGTGGTGCGCGGCGCGGCGCCGTGGCACGGACGGATCCTCGTCCTGGACCCGGACGACGCGGCGGAGTCCACCGGGCACGGATCACCGCTACCGATGCTCAGCCACGGCGGCCCCGGCCGTGCCGGCGGCGGGGAGGAGATGGGTGGCGTCCGTGGGGTGCTGCACCACATGCAACGCACCGCCGTCCAGGCGAGCCCGAAGGTCCTGGGCCGGGTCACCGGACGCTGGGTTCCGGGCGGCCCCCGGCGCGAGGACAGCCGGCATCCGTTCCACAAGTCCCTGGCCGAGCTGCGGGTGGGTGACCACGTCACGGCCGGGCCGAGGACGGTTACCGCTGAGGACGTCGCGCACTTCGCGGAGTTCACCGGCGACACCTTCTACGCGCACACCGACGCCGAGGCCGCGGCCGCCAATCCGTTCTTCGACGGGATCGTGGCGCACGGCTACCTGGTGGTGTCGCTGGCGGCCGGGTTGTTCGTGGCGCCGGAGCCCGGTCCGGTCCTCGCCAACTACGGGCTGGAGAACCTCCGGTTCCTCACCCCCGTGGCCCCCGGTGACGCGCTGACGGTGACCCTGACCGCGGGCCAGATCACGCCCCGGGTGGACGCCGACTACGGGGAGGTGCGCTGGGACGCCGACGTCGTGAACCAGAACGGGGAGTCGGTCGCCCGCTACGACGTGCTCACTCTGGTGGCCAAGGAGTGGAAGAGATGA
- the paaA gene encoding 1,2-phenylacetyl-CoA epoxidase subunit PaaA, with amino-acid sequence MTTTATDEELNEEFTRLVDRDQRIEPRDWMPDGYRRTLIRQIAQHAHSEIIGMQPEGNWITRAPSLRRKAILLAKVQDEAGHGLYLYSAAETLGADRGDLTQRLVDGRQKYSSIFNYPTLSFADVGVIGWLVDGAAICNQVPLCRSSYGPYARAMIRICKEESFHQRQGYELLLTMMRGTPAQRAMVQEATDRWWWPSLMMFGPPDDASPNSARSMAWKIKRHTNDELRQRFVDMSVPQADVLGVRLPDPELRWNEERGHYDFGAIDWDEFTEVVRGNGPCNAERVAHRRRALDDGAWVREAAAAHAAKHAAPNAGGEAA; translated from the coding sequence ATGACGACAACCGCAACGGACGAGGAACTGAACGAGGAGTTCACCCGGCTGGTCGACCGGGACCAGCGGATCGAGCCGCGCGACTGGATGCCCGACGGCTACCGCAGGACACTGATCCGGCAGATCGCCCAGCACGCCCACTCCGAGATCATCGGGATGCAGCCTGAGGGGAACTGGATCACCCGGGCGCCGTCGCTGCGCCGCAAGGCCATCCTGCTGGCCAAGGTGCAGGACGAGGCGGGGCACGGCCTCTACCTGTACTCGGCGGCCGAGACGTTGGGCGCAGACCGGGGCGACCTCACCCAGCGCCTGGTCGACGGGCGCCAGAAGTACTCGTCGATCTTCAACTACCCGACGTTGAGCTTCGCCGACGTGGGCGTGATCGGTTGGCTCGTCGACGGCGCCGCGATCTGCAACCAGGTCCCGCTGTGCCGCAGCTCCTACGGACCCTACGCGCGCGCGATGATCCGCATCTGCAAGGAGGAGTCCTTCCACCAGCGGCAGGGCTACGAGCTCCTCCTGACGATGATGCGCGGGACGCCGGCGCAGCGGGCGATGGTGCAGGAGGCGACGGACCGGTGGTGGTGGCCGTCGTTGATGATGTTCGGCCCGCCCGACGACGCCTCGCCCAACAGCGCGCGGTCGATGGCGTGGAAGATCAAGCGGCACACCAACGACGAACTGCGGCAACGCTTCGTGGACATGTCGGTCCCACAGGCGGACGTGCTGGGTGTGCGCCTCCCCGACCCCGAGCTGCGGTGGAACGAGGAGCGCGGCCACTACGACTTCGGGGCCATCGACTGGGACGAGTTCACCGAGGTCGTGCGGGGCAACGGGCCGTGCAACGCCGAACGTGTGGCGCACCGCCGGCGCGCCCTGGACGACGGCGCCTGGGTGCGGGAGGCCGCCGCGGCGCACGCCGCCAAGCACGCCGCGCCGAACGCTGGAGGGGAGGCGGCATGA
- the paaB gene encoding 1,2-phenylacetyl-CoA epoxidase subunit PaaB — MSETVQQEWPLYEVFVRSKRGLNHVHVGSLHAADDTMAVRNARDLYTRRNEGVSIWVVRASAITASSPEEKDPFFAPSADKVYRHPTFYEIPDDVPHM, encoded by the coding sequence ATGAGCGAGACAGTCCAGCAGGAGTGGCCGCTGTACGAGGTGTTCGTGCGCAGCAAGCGAGGGCTCAACCACGTCCACGTGGGCTCGCTGCACGCGGCCGACGACACGATGGCGGTACGCAACGCGCGGGACCTCTACACCCGTCGCAACGAGGGCGTCAGCATCTGGGTGGTCCGGGCCAGCGCCATCACCGCGTCCAGCCCGGAGGAGAAGGACCCGTTCTTCGCACCGTCCGCGGACAAGGTCTACCGCCATCCCACGTTCTACGAGATCCCGGACGACGTGCCGCACATGTAG
- the paaC gene encoding 1,2-phenylacetyl-CoA epoxidase subunit PaaC — MSFDNAYESLTEGDDDARWAFGTGFVNPLAGVDTRLPVGVDPGDLEAYCLMLGDDALILSHRLQEWVTNAPELEDEVALANIALDLLGQARMLLTRAATAAPGGDDGPARGSEDDYAFLRAEHEFRNVRLAELDNGDFAFSIARLLVMSSWRLAMTDGLRHSADPVLAAIAAKAVKEITYHRDYAAQWTVRLGDGTEYSRARMSAALADVWPYVPELFRTHHVEERLTHTGVAVDPRSLRDEVEGVLNQVLTAATLQRPDTAPRAGVAGRTGRDGIHTESFGYALAELQSVARAHPGATW; from the coding sequence GTGTCCTTCGACAACGCCTACGAGTCCCTCACCGAGGGGGACGACGACGCCCGCTGGGCCTTCGGCACCGGTTTCGTCAACCCGCTGGCGGGCGTGGACACGCGCCTGCCGGTCGGGGTCGACCCCGGCGACCTGGAGGCCTACTGCCTGATGCTGGGCGACGACGCGCTCATCCTGTCGCACCGGCTGCAGGAGTGGGTGACCAACGCCCCGGAGCTCGAGGACGAGGTCGCCCTGGCCAACATCGCCCTCGACCTGCTCGGCCAGGCGCGAATGCTCCTCACCCGCGCCGCGACCGCCGCCCCGGGCGGAGACGACGGCCCAGCGCGCGGGAGCGAGGACGACTACGCGTTCCTCCGTGCCGAGCACGAGTTTCGCAACGTGCGTCTCGCGGAGCTCGACAACGGCGACTTCGCCTTCTCCATCGCGAGGCTGCTGGTCATGTCGTCGTGGCGCCTCGCGATGACCGACGGGCTGCGGCACAGCGCGGACCCGGTGCTCGCCGCGATCGCCGCGAAAGCGGTCAAGGAGATCACCTACCACCGCGACTACGCCGCCCAGTGGACCGTCCGTCTCGGCGACGGAACGGAGTACTCGCGGGCGCGGATGTCGGCGGCGCTGGCGGACGTCTGGCCCTACGTCCCCGAACTGTTCCGGACCCACCATGTGGAGGAACGCCTCACCCACACCGGCGTCGCGGTCGACCCGCGATCCCTGCGCGATGAGGTCGAAGGCGTCCTGAACCAGGTCCTCACCGCCGCGACCCTCCAACGCCCCGACACTGCCCCACGAGCGGGAGTCGCGGGCCGCACCGGCCGGGACGGAATCCACACCGAGTCCTTCGGCTACGCCCTGGCGGAGCTCCAAAGCGTCGCCCGCGCCCACCCGGGGGCGACATGGTGA
- the paaD gene encoding 1,2-phenylacetyl-CoA epoxidase subunit PaaD — protein sequence MVTSLEIARAVAEEVTDPELPMVTLADLGVLRGVGEESGTVVVTITPTYSGCPAIDAMRDDLERALRGAGVSDLEIRTALDPAWTSDWITARGRRRLAESGIAPPDPAPVHTSGPIPLRLRPTVRVVPCPRCGSRDTEELSPFSATACKALRRCRTCAEPFEKFKEL from the coding sequence GTGGTGACGTCGCTGGAGATCGCGCGGGCGGTCGCCGAGGAGGTGACCGACCCGGAGCTGCCGATGGTGACACTCGCGGACCTCGGGGTGTTGCGGGGGGTGGGCGAGGAGAGTGGGACGGTCGTCGTGACCATCACTCCGACCTACAGCGGCTGCCCGGCGATCGACGCGATGCGTGACGACCTGGAGCGCGCGCTGCGTGGCGCCGGGGTGAGCGACCTCGAGATCCGGACCGCGTTGGATCCGGCGTGGACCAGCGACTGGATCACGGCGCGTGGGCGGCGGCGGTTGGCCGAGTCGGGGATCGCCCCGCCGGACCCCGCGCCGGTCCACACGTCAGGGCCGATCCCGCTGCGGTTGAGGCCCACCGTGCGTGTCGTCCCGTGTCCTCGGTGCGGTTCGCGTGACACCGAGGAGTTGTCACCGTTCTCCGCCACGGCGTGCAAGGCCCTACGGCGCTGCCGTACCTGTGCCGAGCCGTTCGAGAAGTTCAAGGAACTGTAG
- the paaE gene encoding 1,2-phenylacetyl-CoA epoxidase subunit PaaE: MGGVTASGVRAEFHELTVAEVTALCDDAVAVTFAVPPDLRDRYVFRPGQSVVLRRFVDGREERRNYSICAPDGERLRIGVRAIPDGLFSTWLVREVRTGDRVEVSTPTGTFTPPADSGRHHVLVVAGSGITPSLSIAASLLRDPTCTVTLFYGNRRASTVMFAEELADLKDRYPARFHLAHVLSREPREAELFSGRLDAERLRALLPRTVSTDQVDQWWLCGPFAMVTEAEELLASMGVPRDRTHHELFYVGDAPPPPVDRVEPTPEGKTSDVTAVLDGRSSTVSVPQGVSVLEGAQRARPDLPFACKGGVCGTCRARLVSGEVHMRRNYALEDSEVEAGFVLTCQSIPITEQVTVDYDH; this comes from the coding sequence ATGGGTGGAGTTACCGCGAGTGGGGTGCGCGCCGAGTTCCATGAGCTCACCGTCGCCGAGGTGACCGCGCTGTGCGACGACGCCGTCGCGGTGACCTTCGCCGTGCCGCCCGATCTTCGAGACCGATACGTGTTCCGGCCGGGCCAGTCGGTCGTGCTGCGGCGCTTCGTCGACGGACGTGAGGAGCGGCGTAACTACTCGATCTGCGCGCCGGACGGAGAACGCCTGCGGATCGGGGTTCGGGCGATCCCCGACGGTCTGTTCTCCACCTGGTTGGTGCGGGAGGTGCGGACGGGGGACCGCGTGGAGGTGTCCACCCCGACCGGCACCTTCACGCCGCCGGCCGACAGCGGACGCCACCACGTCCTCGTGGTGGCGGGCTCCGGCATCACTCCGTCGCTGTCGATCGCCGCGTCGCTGCTCCGGGACCCCACGTGCACGGTGACCCTGTTCTACGGGAACCGCCGCGCCTCCACGGTGATGTTCGCCGAGGAGCTGGCGGACCTGAAGGACCGATACCCCGCGCGGTTCCACCTGGCGCACGTCCTGTCCCGGGAACCACGGGAGGCCGAGCTCTTCTCCGGCCGCCTGGACGCGGAGAGACTGCGTGCGCTCCTGCCCCGGACCGTGTCCACCGACCAGGTGGACCAGTGGTGGCTCTGTGGACCGTTCGCGATGGTGACGGAGGCGGAGGAGCTGCTGGCCTCGATGGGGGTGCCACGGGACAGAACCCACCACGAACTCTTCTACGTGGGCGACGCGCCACCGCCACCGGTGGACCGCGTCGAGCCCACACCCGAGGGGAAGACCAGCGATGTCACCGCCGTTCTCGACGGCCGGAGCTCCACGGTCTCCGTTCCCCAGGGGGTCTCGGTGCTGGAAGGGGCGCAACGTGCCCGTCCCGACCTGCCCTTCGCCTGTAAGGGAGGCGTCTGTGGGACGTGCCGAGCCCGGCTGGTGTCGGGCGAGGTGCACATGCGACGCAACTACGCGTTGGAGGACTCCGAGGTCGAGGCCGGTTTCGTCCTGACCTGCCAGTCCATCCCGATCACCGAACAGGTGACCGTGGACTACGACCACTGA